Proteins encoded together in one Shewanella oneidensis MR-1 window:
- a CDS encoding SulP family inorganic anion transporter — protein MKFPSLVSFMPGLALMLQYEKQWLRDDVRAGLSVAAVALPVAIAYAQLTGVNAAVGLYSCVLPMLVYALFGTSRQLIVGPDAATCAVIAAVVTPLAAGDSMKHWQLVMTMTAMTGFWCLIASRFRLGVLADFLSKPILMGLLNGVAITIIVGQFSKIFGFTFDERYLIERLSGAPSYLTKTHWPTLLMGLVTLLTYALVKRYRPQWPASMCAMAVAAFLVWAFNLTSFNINVVGEVSAGLPSFQAPVFDIGIARELVVPALNLAMVSFVSMMLTARSFAAKNGYDIDADKEFRALGIANIASALSQGFAVSGADSRTAVNDANGGKSQLVSIIAAVLIALVALFFTAPLKYIPSSALGVVLVIASISLIDLKALWNLRVRDRSAFLLACTTLFSVLFIGVIPGITLAVLLGLFQFLATVMRPTDQVLGLDHKGVIRSVDDSGKAKSVPGVFIYRFNSPLTYFNATYFKRRLLEKFIREPDPVDCIIIDAVPCFTHLDLSVMAMLADLHQLLKKRGIRLVLAGRKRQMLGWFEQAGMQSGEGGILIRPDLYLALKMNQSYKQALAEGQAPVIKKAPEDDVLLYSHL, from the coding sequence GTGAAGTTTCCCAGTTTAGTATCGTTTATGCCCGGCTTAGCGCTGATGCTGCAATATGAGAAGCAATGGCTTAGGGATGATGTGCGGGCGGGGTTATCCGTTGCAGCGGTTGCCTTGCCTGTGGCTATTGCCTATGCCCAACTTACTGGGGTGAATGCCGCCGTAGGCTTATATTCTTGTGTGTTACCCATGTTAGTGTATGCATTGTTTGGCACCTCAAGACAATTAATCGTTGGGCCAGATGCTGCCACCTGTGCTGTTATCGCGGCCGTGGTAACTCCACTTGCCGCTGGCGACAGTATGAAACACTGGCAACTGGTGATGACCATGACAGCGATGACGGGCTTTTGGTGTTTGATCGCCAGTCGTTTCCGTCTTGGTGTCTTGGCGGACTTTCTCTCTAAACCGATTTTGATGGGGTTACTCAATGGTGTGGCCATTACCATTATTGTTGGTCAATTTTCGAAAATTTTCGGTTTCACTTTCGATGAGCGCTATTTAATCGAGCGACTTTCCGGCGCACCTTCATATTTAACCAAAACCCATTGGCCGACTTTACTGATGGGGTTAGTGACTTTGCTGACCTATGCTTTGGTAAAACGTTATCGCCCGCAGTGGCCTGCATCAATGTGCGCCATGGCGGTGGCAGCATTTTTAGTGTGGGCCTTTAACTTAACCAGCTTTAACATCAATGTGGTGGGTGAGGTGAGTGCTGGGTTACCTTCGTTTCAAGCGCCAGTTTTCGATATAGGGATTGCCCGTGAATTAGTGGTACCCGCACTTAACCTTGCGATGGTGAGCTTTGTGAGTATGATGCTCACCGCACGAAGCTTTGCAGCTAAGAATGGCTATGATATTGATGCAGATAAAGAATTTAGAGCATTAGGTATTGCAAATATCGCTTCTGCTTTATCTCAAGGTTTTGCGGTTAGCGGTGCTGACTCACGCACAGCGGTTAACGATGCTAACGGCGGTAAAAGTCAGCTTGTATCGATTATTGCTGCAGTTTTAATTGCGCTTGTTGCGCTGTTTTTTACTGCGCCGCTGAAATATATTCCCAGCTCAGCCCTCGGCGTAGTGTTAGTTATTGCCTCTATTTCGCTGATTGATTTAAAGGCGCTATGGAATTTGCGAGTTAGGGACCGTTCGGCCTTCTTACTTGCTTGTACAACATTGTTCTCAGTATTGTTTATTGGTGTTATCCCCGGGATCACCTTGGCAGTATTGCTCGGGTTATTCCAGTTTTTAGCGACCGTGATGCGTCCAACGGATCAAGTGTTAGGGCTCGATCACAAAGGTGTTATTCGTAGTGTGGATGATTCTGGTAAGGCTAAATCTGTGCCTGGGGTATTTATCTATCGTTTTAATTCGCCCTTAACCTACTTCAATGCCACTTACTTTAAACGGCGGTTATTGGAGAAGTTTATCCGTGAGCCAGATCCTGTGGACTGTATCATTATCGATGCAGTACCTTGCTTTACCCACTTGGATTTAAGTGTGATGGCGATGCTTGCTGATCTGCATCAATTATTAAAAAAGCGTGGAATACGTTTAGTGTTAGCGGGCCGGAAAAGGCAGATGCTCGGCTGGTTTGAACAGGCGGGGATGCAGTCAGGCGAGGGCGGTATCTTAATTCGACCCGATTTATATCTTGCACTGAAAATGAACCAAAGCTACAAACAAGCACTGGCAGAAGGACAGGCGCCCGTGATCAAAAAAGCGCCTGAGGATGATGTGTTATTATATAGCCATTTATAG
- a CDS encoding rhodanese-related sulfurtransferase, translating to MSNVVVCALYKFVSLPHFESLREPLLSMMEQAEIKGTLLLASEGINGTVAGNQAAIDALLIWLNQQNGLENITYKLSFDDEMPFYRTKVKLKKEIVTMGVEGIDPLKVVGTYVKPKDWNALISDPEVVLVDTRNDYEVQIGTFKNAINPVTETFREFPEYVKQNLDPAKHKKVAMFCTGGIRCEKSTAYLKEQGFEEVYHLEGGILKYLEEVNKAESLWEGECFVFDNRVAVDHDLKKGQYDQCNACRMPITEAEKLTPDYVQGVSCPHCIDKISEEQRKRFVERERQVNLAKSRNEAHIGSDVNHVIEARRQKKEALRKQSAEKNKAKQANA from the coding sequence ATGTCTAACGTCGTTGTATGTGCTTTATATAAGTTTGTTTCATTACCGCATTTTGAGTCGCTGCGTGAGCCACTTCTATCCATGATGGAACAGGCTGAAATTAAAGGTACATTGTTGCTGGCAAGTGAAGGGATTAATGGCACTGTGGCGGGAAATCAAGCCGCAATTGATGCATTGCTCATATGGCTTAATCAGCAAAATGGTCTAGAGAATATTACTTACAAGTTATCTTTTGATGATGAAATGCCTTTCTACCGCACTAAGGTAAAGCTTAAAAAAGAAATCGTGACCATGGGGGTTGAAGGTATTGATCCACTTAAAGTGGTTGGCACCTATGTCAAACCTAAGGATTGGAACGCGCTGATTAGCGATCCCGAAGTGGTGTTGGTCGACACGCGTAACGATTACGAAGTGCAAATTGGCACCTTTAAAAATGCCATCAATCCAGTGACAGAAACCTTCAGAGAGTTTCCCGAGTATGTTAAGCAGAATTTAGACCCCGCAAAGCATAAAAAAGTCGCTATGTTCTGTACCGGTGGGATCCGCTGTGAAAAATCAACAGCTTATTTAAAAGAACAAGGTTTTGAAGAAGTTTATCATCTCGAAGGTGGTATCCTTAAATACCTCGAAGAAGTTAATAAAGCAGAAAGCCTGTGGGAAGGCGAATGCTTTGTCTTCGACAATCGTGTGGCAGTTGATCATGATTTAAAGAAAGGTCAATACGATCAGTGTAATGCTTGTCGTATGCCAATCACTGAAGCTGAAAAATTAACCCCAGATTATGTGCAAGGGGTGAGTTGCCCACATTGTATCGATAAGATTTCTGAGGAGCAGCGGAAACGTTTTGTTGAACGTGAGCGCCAAGTGAATTTAGCCAAATCTCGCAATGAAGCTCATATTGGTAGCGATGTTAATCATGTGATTGAGGCCCGTCGTCAAAAGAAAGAAGCGCTGCGCAAACAATCTGCAGAGAAAAATAAAGCGAAACAGGCTAACGCTTAA
- a CDS encoding IS256-like element ISSod4 family transposase produces MTQPFNFEQALKDLQSGKSLTGKDSILGPLIKQLTEAALQAELEQHLAHDPQANRKNGKTPKTIKHPSGNFELDAPRDRNGTFEPQLIKKNQTTLTDEIERKVLSMFSIGMSYRDINQHVEDMYGLNVSNATVSAITDKLIPELKAWQQRPLDSHYPIVWLDAIHYKVKEDGRYVSKAVYTLLALNMKGKKEILGLHLSENEGANYWLSVLTDLNNRGVKDILIACVDGLTGFPEAIASIFPHTETQLCVIHQIRNSMKYVASKNQKAFMADLKPVYRAVSKEAAEMALDELEAKWGDAYPLVINSWRRKWHNLSHYFKYPEHIRKVIYTTNAVEAVHRQFRKLTKTKGAFPNENSLLKLLYAGILNASDKWTMPIHNWSLCLSQLAIYFEGRLDSVLEI; encoded by the coding sequence ATGACCCAACCTTTTAACTTCGAACAAGCCCTTAAAGATCTGCAGTCAGGTAAAAGCCTCACAGGTAAAGACAGCATTCTTGGCCCACTGATCAAGCAACTCACTGAAGCGGCTCTCCAGGCTGAGCTTGAGCAGCATTTAGCGCATGATCCTCAGGCTAATCGTAAAAATGGCAAAACCCCTAAGACAATTAAGCATCCGTCCGGTAACTTTGAGTTAGACGCGCCTAGAGACCGCAATGGCACCTTTGAGCCTCAGTTGATTAAGAAAAATCAAACTACACTAACCGATGAAATCGAACGTAAAGTGTTATCGATGTTCAGTATAGGTATGAGCTATCGCGATATTAATCAACATGTTGAAGATATGTATGGGCTCAATGTGTCTAACGCAACAGTCAGTGCTATCACTGACAAACTCATCCCCGAACTTAAAGCGTGGCAACAGCGCCCATTAGATAGCCATTATCCTATCGTTTGGCTTGATGCGATACATTATAAAGTCAAAGAGGATGGGCGTTACGTCAGTAAAGCCGTTTACACATTGTTAGCGCTTAATATGAAAGGAAAAAAGGAAATTTTGGGGCTTCACTTGTCCGAAAATGAAGGCGCTAATTACTGGCTATCCGTACTGACCGATCTTAATAATCGTGGTGTAAAAGATATTCTTATCGCCTGTGTTGACGGCTTGACCGGTTTCCCTGAGGCCATAGCCAGTATCTTCCCTCATACGGAAACACAGCTATGCGTTATCCACCAGATCCGCAACTCAATGAAGTATGTCGCCTCAAAAAATCAGAAAGCGTTTATGGCTGATTTAAAGCCTGTGTATCGAGCCGTGAGTAAAGAAGCCGCAGAGATGGCATTGGACGAACTGGAGGCCAAATGGGGTGATGCTTATCCGTTGGTAATCAACTCTTGGCGTCGCAAATGGCATAATTTGTCCCATTATTTTAAGTACCCAGAACATATCAGGAAAGTGATTTACACGACCAATGCGGTTGAGGCTGTACATCGCCAATTTAGAAAGCTCACCAAAACCAAAGGTGCATTTCCTAATGAAAATAGCTTGTTGAAGCTACTTTACGCAGGCATATTAAACGCCTCAGATAAATGGACCATGCCAATCCACAATTGGAGCCTTTGTTTATCTCAGTTAGCGATTTATTTTGAAGGACGTTTAGATAGCGTGCTAGAAATTTAA
- a CDS encoding MATE family efflux transporter, which translates to MKHSGFQAKRLIQLALPVLIAQVTQTMMGFIDTVMAGRVSAVDMAAVAVGTSLWLPAILFVQGLLMAFTPLFAHHNGANNQKAIQPLAFQGAYLALIGGLGVMVFLASAPLVLSHMNLEPQLYNLTIGYIDGILWGAPAFVLYQVLRGCSEGISYTLPTMVIGFVGLAVNIPANYIFIYGHFGIPAMGGAGCGIATALVFWAMLIAMAIYMQFHKKFAALAPFSQFHRPDFATMKKMTKLGLPIAMALFFEVSLFAIIALLLAPLGATVVASHQIALNFSAIVFMLPLSIGIAVSIRIGYYLGRDRADISAVVAKVGLLLALSLALSTAILTVLFRFQIAELYNSDPEVVVLAGSLMLMAALYQLSDSVQVVAAGALRGYKDTRSAFYITLFSYWGIGMSLGYTLAYTDFIVPAMGAHGFWTGLIAGLTSAALLFFIRLRYIQKHRVHLSLIEGDSVHH; encoded by the coding sequence ATGAAACATTCAGGCTTTCAAGCCAAACGCTTAATTCAACTCGCACTCCCTGTGTTGATTGCCCAAGTGACCCAAACCATGATGGGGTTTATTGATACTGTCATGGCGGGTCGAGTCAGTGCTGTCGATATGGCTGCCGTGGCAGTGGGAACCAGTCTTTGGTTACCGGCTATTTTGTTTGTACAAGGCCTGCTTATGGCCTTCACCCCTTTATTTGCTCACCACAATGGGGCTAATAATCAAAAAGCCATTCAACCATTAGCATTTCAAGGGGCCTATCTGGCTTTAATCGGTGGCCTTGGCGTGATGGTGTTTCTCGCATCCGCGCCACTCGTACTTAGCCATATGAATTTAGAACCGCAATTGTACAACTTAACCATAGGGTATATCGACGGTATTTTATGGGGCGCACCCGCATTTGTGCTTTACCAAGTACTCCGTGGTTGCAGTGAAGGGATTTCTTATACCTTGCCTACCATGGTCATCGGTTTTGTGGGTCTAGCGGTGAATATTCCTGCAAACTATATCTTTATTTATGGCCACTTCGGGATACCCGCTATGGGAGGCGCGGGTTGCGGTATCGCGACGGCATTGGTGTTTTGGGCCATGTTAATTGCCATGGCGATTTATATGCAATTTCATAAGAAATTTGCCGCATTAGCGCCCTTTAGCCAATTCCATCGTCCCGATTTTGCCACCATGAAAAAAATGACCAAGCTCGGCCTACCGATTGCAATGGCACTCTTTTTTGAGGTAAGCCTGTTTGCGATCATTGCCCTCTTATTGGCGCCCTTAGGTGCCACAGTGGTAGCAAGCCATCAAATAGCCTTAAACTTCTCTGCTATCGTGTTTATGTTGCCACTCTCCATTGGTATCGCAGTTTCGATTAGGATTGGTTATTACCTCGGCCGCGATCGTGCTGATATTTCTGCAGTGGTCGCCAAAGTCGGCTTATTGTTAGCCCTGTCATTAGCACTATCGACAGCGATATTAACAGTGTTATTCCGCTTCCAAATCGCCGAGCTTTATAACAGTGATCCCGAAGTGGTTGTCCTTGCGGGCAGTTTGATGCTGATGGCGGCGCTGTATCAATTATCTGACTCAGTACAAGTGGTCGCCGCGGGCGCGCTGCGTGGCTACAAAGATACCCGCAGTGCGTTTTATATCACGCTATTTTCCTACTGGGGAATCGGCATGAGTTTAGGTTATACCTTGGCCTATACAGACTTTATTGTACCGGCAATGGGCGCCCATGGTTTTTGGACAGGATTGATTGCAGGCCTCACCTCCGCGGCGCTGCTATTTTTTATCCGCCTACGTTATATCCAAAAACATCGCGTACATTTAAGTCTGATTGAAGGCGACAGCGTGCACCATTAA
- a CDS encoding riboflavin synthase has translation MFTGIVQATCEVVAIHKKDGLNTLEVAFKPDLHEGLAIGASVANNGVCLTVTQVVDDRVFFDVVEETLRLTNLAGLSVGQHVNIERSLTFGSEIGGHILSGHIHTKAKVSHISHTAQHYDLTLSVEPKWMNYILYKGFVGVNGCSLTVGEVTDCSFMLHLIPETLKLTNLGQCQVGDEFNIEIDSQTQAIVDTVERVLAKRFNGLS, from the coding sequence ATGTTTACTGGTATAGTTCAAGCCACCTGCGAGGTGGTTGCAATACATAAGAAAGATGGCCTAAATACCCTTGAGGTAGCGTTTAAACCTGATTTGCATGAGGGACTTGCGATTGGAGCAAGTGTGGCAAATAACGGGGTATGTCTTACTGTGACTCAGGTTGTCGATGATAGGGTATTTTTCGACGTAGTGGAAGAGACCTTAAGATTGACTAATCTGGCGGGTTTATCCGTGGGGCAGCATGTTAACATTGAACGCTCGCTCACTTTTGGCAGTGAGATTGGTGGTCATATCTTATCAGGTCATATCCATACTAAGGCAAAAGTATCCCATATTAGTCATACCGCACAGCATTACGATCTAACCTTGAGCGTCGAACCTAAGTGGATGAACTATATCCTTTATAAAGGCTTTGTCGGGGTAAATGGCTGTAGTCTAACGGTTGGTGAGGTAACAGATTGCAGCTTTATGCTGCACTTAATTCCTGAAACCCTTAAGTTGACCAATTTAGGCCAATGTCAGGTCGGAGATGAGTTCAACATCGAAATTGACAGCCAAACCCAAGCGATTGTCGACACTGTCGAGCGTGTATTGGCTAAACGTTTTAACGGACTATCTTAA
- a CDS encoding CPXCG motif-containing cysteine-rich protein codes for MRIMNKVIACPHCGHHQHISIDASSGDQEYYDDCRICCNPIHLRLHVDDARRTIEIYIDSDDEQIY; via the coding sequence ATGAGGATCATGAATAAAGTGATTGCTTGTCCCCACTGCGGGCACCATCAACATATTAGTATTGATGCCAGTAGTGGCGACCAAGAATATTATGATGATTGCCGGATTTGCTGTAATCCTATTCACTTACGTTTACATGTAGATGATGCCCGTCGAACCATTGAGATCTATATTGACTCGGACGACGAGCAAATTTACTAG
- the thrS gene encoding threonine--tRNA ligase: protein MPVITLPDGSKREFAHPVSTLDVAADIGPGLAKACIAGRVNGELKDACDLIETDAELSIITAKDEEGIEILRHSCAHLLGHAIKQLWPQTKMAIGPVIDNGFYYDIDLEHKLTQDDIEALEKRMLELAKTNYDVVKRVVSWQEARDTFAARGEEYKIAILDENISKDATPALYHHEEYTDMCRGPHVPNMRFCQHFKLMSIAGAYWRGNSENKMLQRIYGTAWADKKALSTYLARLEEAAKRDHRKIGKQLDLYHMQEEAPGMVFWHNDGWSIFLELERFIRRKLNQYTYQEVKGPLMMDRVLWERSGHWDKYSEAMFTTSSENREYAIKPMNCPGHVQIFNQGLKSYRDLPLRMAEFGCCHRNEPSGSLHGLMRVRGFTQDDAHIFCTEDQVQAEVSSCIQMVYDTYSTFGFENIVVKLSTRPEKRIGDDAMWDRAEEALKQALRANNIEFTILPGEGAFYGPKIEFTLHDCLDRAWQCGTVQLDYALPSRLGATYVAEDNSRQTPVMIHRAILGSLERFLGILIEEYAGRFPTWLAPMQVVVMNITDKQADYVEEVVKFFKEQGIRASFDLRNEKIGFKIREHTLRRVPYLLVVGDQEMENKEVAVRTRDGVDLGKMRIEDFAAKIHQQISLRSLKLLEE from the coding sequence ATGCCTGTAATTACTCTTCCTGATGGTAGCAAACGCGAGTTTGCACATCCCGTATCGACTCTCGATGTTGCCGCTGATATTGGCCCAGGTCTTGCCAAAGCTTGTATTGCGGGTCGCGTGAATGGCGAATTAAAAGACGCTTGCGATCTTATCGAAACCGATGCCGAACTTTCTATTATTACCGCTAAAGACGAAGAAGGTATTGAAATCCTTCGCCATTCTTGCGCGCATTTATTAGGCCATGCAATCAAGCAATTATGGCCACAAACCAAGATGGCGATCGGTCCTGTGATCGATAACGGCTTCTATTACGATATCGATCTTGAGCACAAACTGACTCAAGATGATATCGAAGCCCTTGAAAAACGCATGCTTGAACTGGCAAAAACCAATTATGACGTTGTTAAACGCGTTGTGAGCTGGCAAGAAGCCCGTGATACCTTCGCCGCACGTGGTGAAGAGTATAAAATTGCGATTCTGGATGAAAACATCAGCAAAGATGCGACCCCTGCGCTGTATCACCACGAAGAATACACTGACATGTGTCGTGGTCCGCACGTGCCTAACATGCGTTTCTGCCAGCATTTTAAGCTGATGAGTATTGCTGGTGCCTATTGGCGCGGTAACTCCGAAAACAAAATGCTACAACGCATCTACGGTACAGCTTGGGCGGATAAAAAAGCCCTGAGCACCTATTTAGCTCGCCTCGAAGAAGCCGCTAAACGTGACCACCGTAAGATTGGTAAACAGCTTGATCTTTACCATATGCAAGAAGAAGCACCGGGCATGGTGTTCTGGCATAATGATGGCTGGAGTATCTTCCTTGAATTAGAAAGATTTATCCGCCGCAAACTCAATCAATACACTTACCAAGAAGTAAAAGGTCCGTTAATGATGGACCGTGTACTGTGGGAACGTTCAGGTCACTGGGATAAATACTCAGAAGCCATGTTCACCACCAGCAGTGAAAACCGCGAATATGCAATTAAACCAATGAACTGTCCAGGCCATGTGCAGATCTTCAACCAAGGGTTGAAATCTTACCGTGATCTGCCATTGCGTATGGCTGAGTTTGGTTGCTGTCACCGTAATGAACCTTCAGGTTCACTACACGGTTTAATGCGCGTACGTGGTTTTACGCAAGACGACGCCCATATTTTCTGTACTGAAGATCAAGTTCAAGCCGAAGTCAGCTCTTGTATCCAAATGGTATACGACACTTACTCCACCTTTGGCTTTGAAAACATTGTGGTAAAACTGTCGACTCGTCCGGAAAAACGTATCGGTGACGATGCAATGTGGGACAGAGCCGAAGAAGCACTCAAGCAAGCTTTACGTGCGAACAATATCGAATTCACCATTTTACCGGGTGAAGGCGCCTTCTACGGTCCTAAGATTGAGTTTACACTCCATGATTGCTTAGACCGTGCATGGCAGTGCGGAACTGTACAGCTTGATTACGCCTTACCAAGCCGTTTAGGTGCAACTTATGTGGCGGAAGATAACAGCCGTCAAACACCTGTGATGATCCATCGTGCAATTTTAGGTTCGTTGGAGCGTTTCTTAGGTATTCTAATTGAAGAATATGCTGGTCGGTTCCCAACATGGTTAGCGCCAATGCAAGTTGTCGTGATGAATATCACCGACAAACAGGCTGATTATGTTGAAGAAGTGGTCAAATTCTTCAAAGAACAAGGTATTCGTGCCTCATTTGACTTGAGGAATGAGAAAATAGGCTTTAAAATACGCGAACACACCTTAAGGCGTGTTCCTTATTTATTGGTCGTTGGTGACCAAGAGATGGAAAATAAGGAAGTCGCGGTGCGTACTCGTGATGGAGTAGATTTAGGTAAGATGCGAATAGAAGATTTCGCCGCTAAAATCCATCAACAGATTTCGCTCCGTAGTCTCAAATTGTTGGAGGAATAG
- the infC gene encoding translation initiation factor IF-3, translating to MKIKKTAGRQLAPNRINEEITGVPEVRLTGIDGEAIGVVSIRDAQNLADEAGVDLVEISPNAEPPVCRIMDYGKFLFDKAKSAKEQKKKQKQVQVKEIKFRPGTDENDYQVKLRNLIRFLEDGDKAKITLRFRGREMAHQNLGMDLLNRIKTDLDEYAVVESFPKMEGRQAIMVLAPKKK from the coding sequence ATAAAGATCAAGAAGACAGCAGGGCGTCAGCTGGCCCCTAATAGAATCAATGAAGAAATCACAGGTGTACCTGAAGTACGCTTAACTGGCATTGATGGTGAAGCTATTGGTGTGGTGAGCATCAGAGATGCTCAGAATTTGGCAGATGAAGCGGGTGTAGACCTAGTTGAAATTAGTCCAAATGCTGAACCTCCAGTATGTCGCATTATGGACTACGGTAAGTTCCTGTTTGATAAGGCTAAGTCAGCCAAGGAACAAAAGAAGAAGCAAAAGCAGGTTCAGGTTAAGGAAATTAAATTCCGTCCTGGAACTGACGAAAACGACTATCAGGTAAAACTACGCAACCTGATACGTTTTCTGGAAGACGGGGACAAAGCGAAAATTACGCTGCGTTTCCGAGGTCGCGAAATGGCCCACCAAAATCTTGGTATGGATCTGTTGAACCGTATCAAGACTGATTTGGATGAGTATGCGGTTGTTGAATCTTTCCCGAAAATGGAAGGTCGACAAGCCATCATGGTGCTAGCGCCTAAAAAGAAATAA
- the rpmI gene encoding 50S ribosomal protein L35, producing MPKMKTDRGVAKRFKKTANGFKRKQAHLRHILTKKSTKRKRHLRNKCLVAKVDVPAIARQLPYA from the coding sequence ATGCCTAAAATGAAAACCGACAGAGGTGTAGCGAAGCGTTTTAAGAAAACCGCTAATGGTTTCAAGCGCAAGCAAGCCCATTTACGTCACATTCTGACCAAAAAGAGCACTAAGCGTAAGCGTCACTTACGTAACAAGTGTTTAGTTGCCAAAGTTGACGTTCCAGCAATCGCGCGTCAATTACCATACGCTTAA
- the rplT gene encoding 50S ribosomal protein L20, whose protein sequence is MPRVKRGVTARARHKKVLKLAKGYYGARSRTYRVAVQAVTKAGQYAYRDRRQKKRQFRQLWIARINAAARQNGLSYSRFINGLKKASIEIDRKILADIAVFDKVVFATLVEKAKEALN, encoded by the coding sequence ATGCCAAGAGTTAAGCGTGGTGTAACCGCTCGTGCTCGTCACAAGAAAGTTTTAAAATTAGCTAAAGGTTATTATGGCGCTCGTAGCCGTACTTACCGTGTTGCTGTTCAAGCAGTAACTAAAGCTGGTCAATATGCTTACCGTGACCGTCGTCAGAAAAAACGTCAATTCCGCCAACTGTGGATTGCACGTATTAATGCTGCAGCTCGTCAAAATGGTCTGTCTTATAGCCGTTTCATCAACGGTCTGAAAAAGGCGTCTATCGAAATCGATCGTAAGATTTTGGCTGACATCGCTGTATTTGACAAAGTTGTATTCGCAACTTTAGTTGAAAAAGCAAAAGAAGCGTTAAACTAA
- the trxB gene encoding thioredoxin-disulfide reductase — translation MSQVRHSNLLILGSGPAGYTAAVYAARANLKPVMITGMQQGGQLTTTTEVENWPGDAEDLTGPALMERMQKHAEKFDTEILFDHINEVTLTERPFRLKGDNGEYTCDALIIATGASARYLGLESEEAFKGRGVSACATCDGFFYRNQKVAVIGGGNTAVEEALYLSNIAAEVHLIHRRDTFRSEKILIDRLMDKVANGNIILHLNQTMDEVVGDAMGVTGLKMKSTKDGAITDLAVAGVFVAIGHSPNTGIFEGQLEMNNGYLKVQSGLQGNATQTSIEGVFAAGDVMDQHYRQAITSAGTGCMAALDAERYLDAKK, via the coding sequence ATGAGCCAAGTCAGACATAGTAACCTATTGATTTTAGGTTCAGGTCCCGCAGGATACACGGCCGCAGTTTATGCTGCGCGCGCAAACTTAAAGCCTGTAATGATCACAGGTATGCAGCAAGGCGGTCAGCTAACAACTACGACTGAAGTTGAAAACTGGCCAGGAGATGCAGAAGATCTAACGGGTCCAGCCCTAATGGAACGTATGCAAAAGCACGCAGAAAAGTTTGATACTGAAATCCTTTTCGACCATATCAATGAAGTGACGCTGACTGAGCGCCCTTTTCGCTTAAAAGGCGATAACGGTGAGTACACCTGTGATGCACTGATCATTGCCACTGGCGCCTCTGCCCGTTATCTAGGGCTTGAGTCTGAAGAAGCATTCAAAGGACGCGGCGTATCGGCCTGTGCGACCTGTGATGGTTTCTTCTATCGCAATCAAAAAGTGGCAGTGATTGGTGGCGGTAACACAGCCGTTGAAGAAGCGCTTTATTTGAGTAACATCGCCGCCGAAGTGCACTTAATTCACCGCCGAGATACGTTCCGTTCAGAAAAAATCCTAATTGATCGCTTAATGGATAAAGTCGCTAATGGCAACATTATCCTGCATCTCAATCAGACTATGGATGAAGTGGTTGGAGATGCTATGGGTGTAACAGGCCTGAAAATGAAGAGCACCAAAGATGGTGCAATTACTGATCTAGCCGTTGCCGGTGTGTTCGTCGCCATTGGTCACAGCCCAAATACTGGGATTTTCGAAGGCCAATTAGAGATGAATAACGGCTATTTGAAGGTACAAAGCGGCCTTCAAGGTAACGCCACTCAAACCAGCATCGAAGGTGTGTTTGCCGCTGGTGACGTGATGGACCAACATTACCGTCAAGCGATTACCTCTGCGGGTACTGGTTGTATGGCTGCATTAGATGCCGAGCGTTACCTAGACGCAAAGAAATAA